The Coffea arabica cultivar ET-39 chromosome 9e, Coffea Arabica ET-39 HiFi, whole genome shotgun sequence genome has a window encoding:
- the LOC113709463 gene encoding dihydroceramide fatty acyl 2-hydroxylase FAH1-like, with product MVAQGFTVDLNKPLVFQVGHLGEDYEEWVHQPIVCKESPRFFENDLLEFLTLNTWWVIPLVWLPVVCWFVKSSVNMGISSNQLAATIAAGIFIWTLLEYTLHRFLFHIKTKTYWGNTIHYLLHGCHHKHPMDGYRLVFPPAATAILLVPFWNLIKLLTPTLYAPALLGGGLLGYVMYDCTHYYLHHGKPLQGVSSKMKRYHMNHHFRIQDKGFGITSTFWDRVFGTLPPKSGKKLR from the exons ATGGTCGCACAAGGCTTCACTGTGGATTTGAACAAGCCACTTGTTTTCCAG GTCGGCCATCTTGGAGAAGATTATGAGGAATGGGTACACCAGCCTATTGTTTGCAAAGAAAGCCCCCGATTTTTCGAAAATGATCTTCTAGAG TTTTTAACACTTAATACCTGGTGGGTGATTCCTCTTGTGTGGCTTCCTGTTGTATGCTGGTTCGTCAAGTCATCTGTGAATATGGGCATTTCTTCAAATCAGTTAGCTGCAACGATCGCTGCAGGCATCTTTATATGGACATTGCTGGAGTACACTCTGCATCGCTTTCTTTTCCACATTAAAACCAAAACATACTG GGGAAATACAATTCACTACCTTCTTCATGGATGCCATCACAAGCACCCAATGGATGGATATCGACTTGTTTTTCCTCCTGCTGCAACTGCAATCTTGCTTGTGCCA TTCTGGAACCTGATTAAGCTCCTAACACCAACACTGTATGCCCCGGCTCTACTTGGAGGTGGCTTGTTGGGATATGTTATGTATGATTGCACTCATTACTACCTGCACCATGGAAAGCCATTGCAAGGAGTCTCTAGTAAAATGAAG AGATACCACATGAACCATCATTTCAGAATTCAGGACAAGGGATTTGGAATCACTTCAACCTTTTGGGATAGGGTTTTTGGAACACTTCCACCCAAATCAGGCAAAAAGCTTAGGTGA